A stretch of Pristis pectinata isolate sPriPec2 chromosome 26, sPriPec2.1.pri, whole genome shotgun sequence DNA encodes these proteins:
- the smim1 gene encoding small integral membrane protein 1 translates to MSYPQCWQAPGNYWIWSFSANITTHRTPTCFPQQWLYFNMLIIACKLLLILSARNLTMNTNATDVQYSRWNDNAHEQVTISVSAIEASGCKRVYNKLCTGRLGIAMKGLGGMATFVIIFIIGYMTGYYVHRCK, encoded by the exons ATGAGTTATCCGCAGTGCTGGCAAGCACCGGGCAATTATTGGATCTGGAGCTTCAGTGCCAACATTACAACACACCGCACTCCAACTTGCTTCCCACAACAGTGGCTGTATTTCAACATGCTCATCATTGCTTGCAAG CTGCTGCTAATCCTCAGTGCCAGGAACTTGACAATGAACACCAATGCGACAGATGTACAGTACAGCCGGTGGAACGACAATGCTCACGAACAAGTCACCATAAGTGTTTCTGCAATTGAAGCCTCGGGCTGTAAAAG GGTATACAATAAACTCTGCACCGGGAGACTAGGCATTGCAATGAAAGGCCTCGGTGGGATGGCTACTTTCGTGATCATCTTCATCATTGGATACATGACAGGTTactatgtgcacaggtgcaagtaG